The window TTTCTATCAGGTTGCCGCTTGAGCTGGAGGCCCAAATAGATAATTTGCTTTCTCTTTATCCAAATGTTCCGAAAAACCAAATTATTTGTGACCTTGTATCTCTTGGCGTTAAAAAGTTGTCGGTTGCTCATAATGGATAAATATTCATTTAAAGCGAAGTGGTACAACCCGGATAATTCCCCCCCATCTTCAAGACAGACCTCTATACGTTTGCCCATCCTCGCATCAGCGAGAATTGACGCTATTTGTGAAATGTTTCCCAATAAAACAAAAAGTGCAATTTTAAATGATTTGATAATACATGCGCTCGAACTCTTTATTAAAGAACTTGATCCAGAACCAGGAAAAGAGATTTCGTCCGATGAAGAGGGAATTTCTTACGAGGATGTTGGCGAATCTGGAAGATTTGTAAGATTAACTCAAAAATATTTGGATAAATATCAGGAAAATTTAAATGAAGAGGATAAAGTCAAAATAGGAGAGCCCGTGCATTTTATTTCCCATTCTGACTTAAAAAACAAATAAGAATACCCCCCTGGCAGCGGTGCTACCAACACCATATGCTGTCAGAGGGGCAAAATGTCCCAAAGCCGTTACGCAAGGACACCATCATAATATATCCTTTCATGTGAAGTGTCAATTCTACCTCTTTGGGGCATTTGAAGCATTAATTTCAAATCTCAAGGAGGTTTTTATTTTGGAAAAGCCGAAGCTTACCAAATGCCCAAATTGTATTGGTGCTTTCTCTGGAATCACCATTGATGGAAAAAAAATCGTTGCCGGACCACTTCGCTGTAATTCTTGGACATGTGAATTCTGTCAACCCATTTTGATGAAGAGGCTTTACAAACGGATACTTCAAGGCTCCATAGGTCAAGATGCTGTTCCCCGCTATGGCCTAAAGTTTTTAACTCTTACGTTCGCCGGTCAGGAAGAAAGGCAGCGACTTCATGATATAGTCGAAACCCACAACCGGGAATTGCTCAAAAAACGTGAGCGGGATGAACTCAAGGATTCAGAACAAAAGATAGCTGGTACAAAAGATCAAAAAATATGGTCTTATCCGGAAATCGTTTATGACATCATGACGGAAAGTTTTCATAAGCTCATCCGGGCCTTGAAAAAGCAGTACGGCGAATTTCATTATTTCAGGGTCAATGAACTGCAGCAAGACGGCACACCGCATTTTCATGTTTTGCTGGCTGGCAATGCCATAATCCCCAAAGACATACTTGATTCGATAGAAAATAAATGGGTGGGCATCTATGGTATGGGCTATGTCAGGATTAATTGCATCAAATTTCGGGATAAAAAACACGCTGTCCGGTACATGCTCAAATATATAACCAAAGACATTAAGAAACCCGGGAAACGGAAAAGGATCTTCACCACATCAAGGCATGCCCTGCTTAAGGTTGATAAACCAAACTGGCTTGCCGTTGAAGTCTACATTGGAAGAGTTGATGACAACGGTATTCATGAAGAAAAAGTGTCTTTTGATAATGACCTCGGGCATGGGTATTGTGTGTTTGTAAACCAGGGGGCGTTAAGGATTGTTCCTAAAAAAGATGTACTTCGGGTAATTTTGCAAAGGCATCTTCAAAATTTACTGATCACCGAAAACGTATAGGAGCCTGCCATGTTACCGTCACAGAGTCGTAAGTCACGCTATGAAAATGTTGTTGTTCTGCCAACCGAAAAAATGGCGGGTAAGGTAGATCCTAAATTTTATTATGGTGGTCTTCTGTCAGGCCGTATATCCAAGGTCCATGATATAGCTCTCGCAATGATCTCTTTCTGTGAATATGAGTTTTCGCAACATGGAATTAAGACAAAACCGGATTATGGCTTCCTCAATAAAATTATGGCTATCGTTGAGGACTATCCACTGAATTCAGAAAAATTATAAGGAAATCATAAATGGAAACAGCTATTCAATTAACATTGGAAGAATTGAAAAAACAGTTCCCTGGGAAGACTTTATTAACCGTAGAGGAGACAGCACAAGCATATGGGTTCCGAAACGTACAGACGATATACAACGCCCTGCGAAAAAATGCCACGCACCCTTTCCCGGTTAAGCCAAGGAAGCGATGTGGTAGGTTGTATTTTAATATCGTGAACATTGCGGTTGATCAAGCCGGTTAAATCCGGACCTATGGAGGCTATTATGGCAATTCTTCAAGAATGTCCAGTCTGTAATCACAAGCAGACAATCAAAAATAAAAAATGTAAATGTGGTGCTAATTTGGATCGGTTTAAAAAATCGCAAAAAATAAAATACTGGATTCAGTTTCGCATTCCAGACGGGCACACAATCCAAGACGGCAAACGGGTCGCTAAGTATAAACAGCGGAAAGAGTATGTTGGAATTTCAATTGAGGATGCCCGGGCGGCTGACGGCAAGCGAAAGGTTCAAAAAAAAGAGGGTAGGGTGTTTGATATGCTGCCGGAAGCGAAACTTACATTCAATGAATTGACTTCCTGGTATCTGGATCTGACATCCATTAAAGAGCTTGGCTATTTCAAAGACCTGAAAAACAACATAGGAAGTTTTAACGCTATTTTTGGTGAAACCATAATAAATGAAGTGACACCGGAAGATCTGAAGGAATACCAACTCATGAGGAAAAGAGAGGGATTCGCCGATTCATATGTTGATAAACATGTTGGTGCGGCCCGGACGATGATTAACAGGGCGTTTGAGAATGGAAAAATAAATGGGGATGGGTTGAAGCCTTTCCGGTTGGTCAAACGCCTGCTAAAAAATAGCCGGGCCAATGCAAGGGATCGGATTTTGTCCGCTGAAGAGTATGCAAGTATTATGGAAAATCTTCCCTTGCATCTGAAACCAATATGGGTCATGGGATATCTAACAGGCATGAGACTTGATGAAATTCTCTCTTTGACCTGGGAAAAATTGGATTTGAAAGCAGGTTTTATTTATCTGGATGCTGCCGATACTAAAACCAAGAAAAAGCGGTCTGTCCCCATACTGGATGAATTAAGCGGATATCTTGAACAGCTTCCCAAAGCCCTTCATGACGATCATGTGTTCCTTTACCGGGGGAAGCGCATAAAGGATATCAGAACGGGATTGAAAAAAGCATGTGAAAAAGCAAGGGTCCCATATGGCCGGAACATAAAAGACGGTATAACTTTTCATGATTTGCGGCATACCTTCAATACTAATATGAGAAAGGCGGGGGTGGCTGAGTCTGTTATCATGGAAATAACCGGCCATGAAACCCGGGAAATGTTCGACAGATATAATACCGTGGACAACGGCGATAAAAAACAAGGGGTGAATCAGTTGAAATTTTTCCTGGGGAGTCTGGCTGGAGAAAATAATTCTGGGGTAACCACCGTGTTACCCTAAAAAGGGAAATGTTACCCAAAGTGTTACCCAAAGCATAAAAAAAGGGTTTTGACTTTTTGCCTTGAAACGTCAAAACCCTTTTGTATTCTTGGTACCGGAGGCGAGACTTGAACTCGCAAGGCCTTGCGGCCGGAGGATTTTGAGTCCTCTGCGTCTACCAATTCCACCACTCCGGCTTAGACCTCTCCTTTTAATGGAATTGTGACTACTTGTCAATCCTAAATCCATTGACTTTCATGGTTTTGCATAACAGGGCTTATAGGGTATGCCTTCTTCTCGACATCAACGAATTGATATCTTAGCCCGATTCCTTTATGAAGAAGGCTGCCGCCTTTTTTAATATTTCACGTTCCATTTTAAGGCGTTTGTTTTCTTTGCGTAAATCTTTTAGTTCTGCCCGGAGGGTTGCCAGTTGTTCTGGGTTAACTTCCGATCCACCTTCGTCAAATTTTCTTTTCCAGCGACTGATTAAATTGGGGTTTACTCCTAAATTTTGTATACGGCCTTTAGGGCCAACTCAAATTTATTAAAGGTAACCTTGCTTCAGATGGGTGACTTTTCGTTCAAACACCACTTATTCATTCAGTTTTGTCTCAACAGGGGAAAAGAACCTGAAAATACTGCCTTCACCCCATTGGCTTTTTACGGTGATGACGCCATTATTTGCTTGTACAATCCCTAACACAACAGCCAAATCCAGCCCTCGCCCTGTAGCCTTGGTTGAAAAAAATGGATCGAATATTTTTTCTATATTTTGTTCCTCAATTCCGCAGCCGGCATCGGCGATCTCCAGACAGGCATACTCGTTGTGGCTGGGGCTCCAATTCACAGGGAAGCGATACTTTTGGGGTATTTCGGTGGCCAGAACCGTCTTTAAACTGATATAAACAGTTCCTTTTTCCTGATAGGACTCTGCGGCATTGGCAACAAGGTTTGTGACAAGTTGCTGAATCTGATTCAAATCTCCATTTACCATGGGGCCCTGGACCGGAAAATTCGATTTCAGTACAATATGTTTTGGCAGAGAGGACCGAAGGATAGGAATGATCATGCTACAGACCTTGGATATGTCCATTTGCATTTTTCCGGAGGTGGTTTTTCCAAGGTAGGTAAGCATCAACCCACTGACTTCGGCCGCCTTTTGAGCAAGTTGCATGGATTTTTTCAGATGTTCAAGGGGGGATTCATTTCGTTCAATCAGGCTAAGGCTCAACTCCAGATTTCCCATGATCGCCATCAGGTGGTTGTTAAAGTGATGGGCGATGGCGCTTGCCATTCGGCTGAGGCTTTCTTTTTTCTTCAGATGCCAATTTTGAATCCGAAGTTCTTCCATATCCGTTTTTGCTTTTTTCTGTTCCGTAATATCATGAATGATGGAATGCAGGTAGTTATGGCCGTTCATTTCAACGCCACTGCTGAACACTTCGACATCTCGTATCGAACCGTCGGCCAACCGGTGTTGAAAATCAAAAAGGATACGCTTCTGGTCCTTGGCATTTTCCATTAGCTGTTTAATTTCATCAATGGATTTTGTGTTGATTTGATTTATATTCATTTGGGTAAGAGTAAGGCGGGACCATCCATAGAAATCCTCTGCAGCCCTGTTGGCCGCTACAATCTGGCCTGTATGAGGATCAATGATGAGCTTTACGGCTGCATGATTTTCAAACAGATTTCGAAATTCCTGTTCACTTTTCCGAAGTGCTTTTTCTGTGATTTTTCGATCTGTAATATCCCGGACAACGGCAAGAATATGGGGTTTTTCATTCTGATAGAAGATGTTTGAATTTATTTCAACGGGAAAAGTCTCCCCTGAGTTTTTGATATGAAATGTTTCAAAAACCAGTTGCCCTTCTTCGAGCAATTTTTCTCTATTATTTTGTTTCGAATGCTCATTAACATCCGGCTTGACTGTTATATCTGGCGCTGAAAGATTCATTAATTCATCATAGGTATACCCATATCGCTTACAGGCGATGTCATTCACTTCCACAAACGGGGCAAACCCGTCTAATTTCAACGGATGGACAAATACTGCGTCACTGATGGAATTGAAAAGAGTCTTTATCCTTTCCGATTGTACGAAAAGTGTGTCCTTGGCCAATTTAAATTCGGTGATCTCTATGACATTGCCGATTACTTTTTCAATCTTATCGCCTTTCCAAACAGGTTCGGCTGCTGTTCTGATCCATATCTTTTCTCCTGACGCTCTTCGAAATTCAAACTCAAGCTCATAGGGGATACCTTGTTTTTCACATTTATGAAACGCATCCAATGCCTTATGTTGATCTTCGACGTTATAGCATTCAAGACTTGCTTTGATATGGTCGACAGAACCAGATTCAAATTGACTGGGCTCAAATCCATGCAGCCGGTACAACTCCTTTGTCCAATACATCTTTTGCTGTTCTACATTCCATTCCCATCCGCCTGTTTTTGCCAGGTGTTGGGCACTGTCAAGAAGTTTTCGGCTGCGTTCTAATTTTTCAGATGTCAGTTTGTTCTTTGTCATATCCGTGGTAATGTGCACATATTTTAAAAGCTTTCCCCTGGAATCAAGAATAGGGTCCACAACCACTTCAAGCCATCTGTCATTAATCTTAAGCTCCATAGATTCTTGTTGTAAACTTTGGCTGGCTTTTAGCAAAGGGCACTCTTTAACCGGTAGGTCAGTGCCATGCACAATTTCCCAGCATTTTTTACCGATTATCTCTGAATGGGTTTGATTGAACAGGCGCTGGGCCGCATTGTTGGATTTTAAGATACGGTGATCTTTATCAATAATCCAGACAGCAGACTTCATTGCATTAAAAGCAGAATAAAATTCCCTTTCGGAACTTATTTTCTGATTTTTAGCTGTAGCACCTCGTAATGATTTAATTAATGATTTTAAAAACATTTTTTAGATGCGAAGAACCTTATACGATTATTGTCAATGCGTTTTTTTGACACTGTTCGCATTTTGAACCCCAATCTGGGAGGTTTAAGGCCGAGGTATAGCAGGCGATTGTTTCCGATGCAATTCCTTATGTCTGTTTTATGGATTGTAAGCGTCCAGAATCACAGCAGTCGAGTATTGTAGATGATTCTCTCACGATTTGTGATATCCTGCAAGTGCCGTCTCAAAATAGCTTAAAATCAATATGTTCATGTTTGTTATGGCTATATTCCCTGGATTGTGTTTTTTCATGCGCTGTTTTACGAAAAAATATGTTTCTATCCTGTTAATCCCATTGAATTTATATGTAAAAGGATGATTGACATGTTAGGAAAAACCGTTTTTGTGTAAAAAAAAATCAATTCCAATTTTCATTTCCGAGGCAATATGGTTCGCAGAAACCTTGTTTTCGCGGCACTACTGGTCGTCACCGGAATCGTGGTCACGGTGGCCCTGGCCTATGAAGTCAAAGAGGTTATTGTACTGGAGCCCAGTGCAAACAAAAAAAAACATCACTAAATTACGCATAGGTACATGCGTAATAAACATGCGGCAAAGCTCTAATAATGTGATGTCTTGACGAGAATTATGTATTTAAGTATGCTGGCCGCCTATATTTTTGATAGCCTGATAAACGTTTTTTAAGCAAAGGGGAATCAAATGGACAGCAAGACTTCAGCACAGCCAAAACAGAAGGTGGAGATTGACATCGTAGGCGGCCGATTTGATAAAGTGACAACGGTGTTGGAGGAATTCGAGCCAGGGGACGAAAGATTTATTCACTCCTATGAGAAAATGGCCCTTAAACCACGACAAGTTGGAGATGTTCAGGAACGAAGCGTGGAGGTGAAGGTGCCGGCAAGGCTTCATTTGAACGTGTTTGATATGAACCGGTTCAATTTGAACCGCCCCGGCGGCGGCGGCCTTGGTGTGAGTATCGGCATCTATTTTTACGCCAAAGTAAGATCAATTCCGGAACCGGTGATTCGGACCACAGGCGAACGCCCCCTGATCGTGGAGCATTACGGACATATTTTCAAAAAATTACTGGGATATGAAGGCGGGTTTGAAATAGAACTTCAGGACCATAAACGTCGGCATGTGGGGCTTGGATCTTCCATTGGTTCCATGTGTGCCGTGTGTATCGGTATGAATGAGGTCCTGGGCCGGCCTTTTTTCGGGTGGGAATTGAGGCGAATTATGGGTTTTCACTCCTGCGAGGAGAGCCCTGTCAATGAACAATATCTGCTTCCGGCGTTTGAAACCGGTATCGGGGCCATGGTGAGTATCAACGGTGGCTGGGTGGTTGCCAGTGATGACCTTGTGCTGGTTCAGCGTGTGGCGTTGCCGGATACCAAGGTGCTGATGTTTATCCCCGAGGTTGATAGTCTGGAAGATGAATTCAAAGGGGTTGAAACCGCTGCTGAATCCGAAGTCGAGCTTTTAATGAGACGGGCAAGAACTCTTGATTCACTCCAGATTGGCGCCAAGGCACAAATTGTTCTGATGGACATGATACCTGCAATGATCCGCAATGATCTTAAAAAAATGGGCGATGCCCTGTTTGAGCTGACACATATGGGATCCAAACGGGCCGAATGCGAACAGCACGGTGCCTATGGTACGCCTATATACGGCTACATCAATGCCTTCAGGGAAATGGGAATTGAGGTGGCCGGCATGAGTTCGGTGGGCCCCACGGTTTTTGCTCTGACCCGAAAACAGGACGCATATGATCGAGCCTTGAAATACCTTAAATCCAAGAATATTTCAGACACCCGCATCATAGAGACCGAAGTTGACAACATAGGCGGCACGATCAAGGAAAACGGTGTTGAAAGAACCTTTATAAATGACACCTGGCTTCAAGGATAATTTTTATGGCAAGCGGTTATAAAGTCAAAATTTGCGGCACCACAAACCTGGAAGATGCTGAAATGGCAGCCCGTGAAGGGGCTGATTTTTTTGGCGTGGTGGTGGAGGTCGATTTCTCGCCGAGATCCTTGACCATTGAAGCGGCCAAGCCTCTTTTTTCGTCTCCCTCCATTCCGCCGGTGGCCCTGGTTTTCAATATGGAACCAGAGCGTATTGAAACGCTTATTCAGGAACTGAGTCCATTTGCCGTGCAATTTTTAAGTCCGGCGCAAGTCTCCTTTGTCACATATCTGAAAAAGACCTATCCAGGTGTTGAAATCTGGCAGTCCATCCATTTGCCCCAGGCGGGTGAAACCGTGGATACAGAAAATTTTAAGGAAATGGTTCAAACTTATGTGACAGCCGGTGTTGATGCTCTTCTTTTCGATACGGCCGCCATGTCCAAAGGAAAAATGAAATTTGGTGGCACGGGCATGACTTCGGATTGGGACATCGTGAAGGCGCTGATGGATTCCATTGGGGGAACGGTGCCCATTTGGCTGGCCGGCGGGATTAATCCTGATAATGTGGCCAAGGCCATTGACAGGATCAATCCTTACGGCATTGATTTATGCTCCGGCGTGGAAGCGACCCGCGGAAAGAAGGATGCGGCAAAGCTTGCGTCACTGATGACAACCATTCGCGGAAAGCGTTTAAACTAGGAGATTTCACTCGTGAAAGCAGCAGTTGTTTATGGAAAAAATGATATTCGCATTGAAGAATATCCCACACCCACGGCAAATGCCGGAGAAGTGATTTTAAAAACAAAAGTATCCGGCATTTGCGCCACTGATATTAAGACCTTGCTGGGCCAGGGGCTTCCCAAGGACCTGCCCACCATTTTAGGGCATGAGGTGGTGGGGGAGATCTGTGAGATCGGGCAGGGCGTTACAGGATATCAACCGGGTGACCGGGTGGCGGTTTATCCCATTGCCGTTTGCGGGCATTGTTATTATTGCCGCCAGGACCGGCATAATCTATGTGAGCACGAATTCGGGCTGGCCCACGGTATTGAGGGCGGTTTTGCCGAATATGTGCGTCTTCCCAAAGAGATTGTGAACATTGGCGGGATCATAAAGATTGCCGATGATGTGCCTTTTGATAAAGCTGTTTTATCAGAACCGTTATCATGCGCCATGGCTTCTCTTTCCACCTGCAACGTCGAATCGGGCCACGTTGTTGTGATTCTGGGCGCCGGACCCATGGGGCTTATGCACCTGAAATTGGCCAAGTGGAAGGGTGCTGTCGTTATTATGGTTGATTTGCTGGACAACCGGTTGGCCATTGCCAAGGAGATGGGCGCAGATCATTGCATCAATCCCTCCAAGATAAATCACCTTGACGAGATCAAGAAGCTGACCGACAGCCATGGTGCACAGGCTGTCATCGCATCTTTGGGGATACCTTCGGTTATTGAGGAAAACCTGCAGCTGACCCGAAAAGGCGGCACATTTAATATTTTTGGCGGACCACCGGCAGGCCATAAAATATCGGTGGATCCAAGGTGGCTTCACTACTGCGAAATAAATTTAACAGGGACCTTTGCGGCATCGCCCAAAGATTTTAAAACAAGTCTTGAGCTTATCGTCAATAATGAAGTTGCCGTTGATGATCTTGTTACGGACAGGTTTACCCTTGATACCTTTTTAGACGCAGTGGAGCGCGCCAAAAATCAGCAGATGATTCGCGGGATTGTCGAATTTTAATATATGAAAGGATAGATCACCTTATGAATGGAAAAGAACGGCGGCTAAGAAAAATTCTTAACAGGAAAACGGGACGTTCTTTAGTCCTTGCGGTGGATCACGGCATGGCACTTGGCGCCATGACCGGTATTGTGGATATTGCCGATACGATTCGAAAACTGGACGCTACGGACAAGGTTGATTGCTGGCTTATGACCAAAGGCATATATTCCTATGCCTTTAACCCGGCAGGTGATCCGGGGGTGATCCTTCGCGCCAGCGGCGGGGCCACCATTGCCGGGCCGGAATTGACCCGGGAGGGTCAGACCGCAGATACCGAAGAGGCCTTGCGGCTCGGCGTGGATGCCATGGCAACCACCGCATTTGTGGGGTCAGTATACGAGCATGAGACCCTGATCGGGATGGCCAAGATGGCCACAGAATGCCGGAAATGGGATATGCCCCTTCTCGGGGTCATTGGTCTGGGAAAAACCAATGAAGGAAAGAAGAAAGACGCCAAATTTATTGCGCTTGGCGCAAGGGTCGGTGCGGAGCATGGGGCTGATATCATCAAAACCTATTATACGGAAACCGATTTTGACAAGGTCGTGGCGGGATGCCCTGTGCCGGTCATGATTGCCGGCGGGCCTAAATGCGAAACCGATCTTGACACGCTGAACATGATATATGGTGCGCTGCAAGGCGGAGCCAAAGGCATTGTCATGGGCAGAAACGTATGGCAAAGCCCTCACCCCACGGCATTATTGTCAGCGGTCTATGGCCTGATACATGAAGGAATGAATGTGAAAGAGGCGGCGGATCTGCTCGCCCATGAAACACATTAGATCATTAAAACGTCAGGCGCACTGAAAATAGAATCCGATTCCAGCAGTCCCCCTTGCCTGGAATCGGATTCTTTATTTGATGACGAATAAAAGCCACATTTGCGGGCATTTCAAAAATCAAATTTTTAGGTTTTCTGGAGTGATGGGCCAGACGCTTCGACCAGAAGCGCTAGCGGAAGGCTCCGATCAAATTCTTCAGCATGTCGAACATGGTTTCAATCCGCACTCTCGCGTAATATAACTGAAGAGCCGCAACGGGCTCCTGGCTCAAATCCCTGCACACCAGAACGATGGGCCCCGGCTGGTTACCGCCAGTACAAAGCGAATCAACGAGCCGGTCGGTTTCCTTTGTATCGATTCCGATCAGGTCAAGAAGTGTAATTGGGGAATTGAATATTCACTTCACTGGGTATTGGATATAGCTTTTCGGGAAGATGAGAGCAGGATACGGAAAGGATTCGGGCGGGAGAATTTTTCGGCCATTCGGCATATTGCTCTAAATCTACTCAAAGAAAATAAAGATTTTAAAGGGAGCATCAAGTCAAAGCGGCTGAATGCTTTGATTGATACCCGGCAACAAGCCCTGCCCGAAGTTGGCTGCCGTAAATGTCATGACGTTCCATAAAACACCTGTATCTGCTGTACGTCATGAATCCTATGGTACTTATGTAGCCTTCCAATCCTTGACAATCCCCTTGTTAATGGATTAAGGGACTCTGAGTAATTCTGATGTGTCGACATTTTTTGGTGTTTATATTTGCAAGACGGGCTTGCCCCTTTTAGGGCAAAGCTTTTCTAATGTCCTCGAAGGAGAAAAGGAATCAGGCTATGAGCAGATCTTGGTGGCACTATTTTTTAATTGGTTTTGTTCTGTTTTTTTTGTCGTCGAACGCGTTTGGCGGGGCATGGCTATCACCCAAAATTGAAACGGATGCTGATGCAGACGGCGTTAGCGACAGCATTATCTATAACTTTTATAATGATGACTGCACGCTGTCAGAAATGAGAACGGATAATGATGGCGACGGTAACATTGATGCGTATTCATACACGACATATACATATAACAGTGGCGGATATTATGTCATTGTTAAGCTTGAGCAGGATCTTGATGCCAATGGCACTATTGATCAAATTGCATACACGTCGCAAAACACTGATGGGACGCGATTCGTGGTCGAAAATGACAGTGACGCTGACGGCACCATAGACTCTTTCAGCTATAGCTTCCTTGACGATGCGAATGTTCCGACAACTATGAAATATTATGAAGGCTCAGGAGCCTATGACGGTTCAGGGACTCTAACTGCGGTTCACTATTATACATACGATGCCCAGTGCAATGAAATTCAGGACGAGTACGACAGCGATGCCGACGGTCAGGTGGATAAAATAACCTATACTGACTATGATGAAAATTGTCGCCACATAACCGTAAAAGTTGACTCAGACAATGATGGTGAAAATGATTCCATTACCCAGCATGAGTATGACGAGGGCGGACTTATTTGCAGGACCGAAATTGATAAGGTAACGGAGGCCTACGGCTTCAAAGCTACAAGTCATTTTGTTTACGAGATGGTTAACACCTATAATGAAAGTGGATATAATACAAAAATTGTAACCACTATGACCGGCTCTCAAACGATGTCTGGTCAGACAGTAGCCGTTGAGCCCACCACTATTATTAGTTCTACGACCTGGGTATATGATGAAAGCGCTGAATGTGAACAATGTGAGGAGCCTTATGCTTCTGAATGCGGGTGTGTTGACGGATCAGGCGGAGATGATGGTGAACAGGAAGGCTCAGGAGACGGTGTATCTCCTGTCTCAGTAGGAATCACAGGGTCATTTGAGTCCTTCGAACCCGTGACCGTGACAGTATCGGGATTGGCAGAAT is drawn from uncultured Desulfobacter sp. and contains these coding sequences:
- a CDS encoding site-specific integrase, with the translated sequence MDRFKKSQKIKYWIQFRIPDGHTIQDGKRVAKYKQRKEYVGISIEDARAADGKRKVQKKEGRVFDMLPEAKLTFNELTSWYLDLTSIKELGYFKDLKNNIGSFNAIFGETIINEVTPEDLKEYQLMRKREGFADSYVDKHVGAARTMINRAFENGKINGDGLKPFRLVKRLLKNSRANARDRILSAEEYASIMENLPLHLKPIWVMGYLTGMRLDEILSLTWEKLDLKAGFIYLDAADTKTKKKRSVPILDELSGYLEQLPKALHDDHVFLYRGKRIKDIRTGLKKACEKARVPYGRNIKDGITFHDLRHTFNTNMRKAGVAESVIMEITGHETREMFDRYNTVDNGDKKQGVNQLKFFLGSLAGENNSGVTTVLP
- a CDS encoding PAS domain S-box protein; translated protein: MFLKSLIKSLRGATAKNQKISSEREFYSAFNAMKSAVWIIDKDHRILKSNNAAQRLFNQTHSEIIGKKCWEIVHGTDLPVKECPLLKASQSLQQESMELKINDRWLEVVVDPILDSRGKLLKYVHITTDMTKNKLTSEKLERSRKLLDSAQHLAKTGGWEWNVEQQKMYWTKELYRLHGFEPSQFESGSVDHIKASLECYNVEDQHKALDAFHKCEKQGIPYELEFEFRRASGEKIWIRTAAEPVWKGDKIEKVIGNVIEITEFKLAKDTLFVQSERIKTLFNSISDAVFVHPLKLDGFAPFVEVNDIACKRYGYTYDELMNLSAPDITVKPDVNEHSKQNNREKLLEEGQLVFETFHIKNSGETFPVEINSNIFYQNEKPHILAVVRDITDRKITEKALRKSEQEFRNLFENHAAVKLIIDPHTGQIVAANRAAEDFYGWSRLTLTQMNINQINTKSIDEIKQLMENAKDQKRILFDFQHRLADGSIRDVEVFSSGVEMNGHNYLHSIIHDITEQKKAKTDMEELRIQNWHLKKKESLSRMASAIAHHFNNHLMAIMGNLELSLSLIERNESPLEHLKKSMQLAQKAAEVSGLMLTYLGKTTSGKMQMDISKVCSMIIPILRSSLPKHIVLKSNFPVQGPMVNGDLNQIQQLVTNLVANAAESYQEKGTVYISLKTVLATEIPQKYRFPVNWSPSHNEYACLEIADAGCGIEEQNIEKIFDPFFSTKATGRGLDLAVVLGIVQANNGVITVKSQWGEGSIFRFFSPVETKLNE
- a CDS encoding sugar kinase produces the protein MDSKTSAQPKQKVEIDIVGGRFDKVTTVLEEFEPGDERFIHSYEKMALKPRQVGDVQERSVEVKVPARLHLNVFDMNRFNLNRPGGGGLGVSIGIYFYAKVRSIPEPVIRTTGERPLIVEHYGHIFKKLLGYEGGFEIELQDHKRRHVGLGSSIGSMCAVCIGMNEVLGRPFFGWELRRIMGFHSCEESPVNEQYLLPAFETGIGAMVSINGGWVVASDDLVLVQRVALPDTKVLMFIPEVDSLEDEFKGVETAAESEVELLMRRARTLDSLQIGAKAQIVLMDMIPAMIRNDLKKMGDALFELTHMGSKRAECEQHGAYGTPIYGYINAFREMGIEVAGMSSVGPTVFALTRKQDAYDRALKYLKSKNISDTRIIETEVDNIGGTIKENGVERTFINDTWLQG
- a CDS encoding phosphoribosylanthranilate isomerase — translated: MASGYKVKICGTTNLEDAEMAAREGADFFGVVVEVDFSPRSLTIEAAKPLFSSPSIPPVALVFNMEPERIETLIQELSPFAVQFLSPAQVSFVTYLKKTYPGVEIWQSIHLPQAGETVDTENFKEMVQTYVTAGVDALLFDTAAMSKGKMKFGGTGMTSDWDIVKALMDSIGGTVPIWLAGGINPDNVAKAIDRINPYGIDLCSGVEATRGKKDAAKLASLMTTIRGKRLN
- a CDS encoding zinc-dependent dehydrogenase produces the protein MKAAVVYGKNDIRIEEYPTPTANAGEVILKTKVSGICATDIKTLLGQGLPKDLPTILGHEVVGEICEIGQGVTGYQPGDRVAVYPIAVCGHCYYCRQDRHNLCEHEFGLAHGIEGGFAEYVRLPKEIVNIGGIIKIADDVPFDKAVLSEPLSCAMASLSTCNVESGHVVVILGAGPMGLMHLKLAKWKGAVVIMVDLLDNRLAIAKEMGADHCINPSKINHLDEIKKLTDSHGAQAVIASLGIPSVIEENLQLTRKGGTFNIFGGPPAGHKISVDPRWLHYCEINLTGTFAASPKDFKTSLELIVNNEVAVDDLVTDRFTLDTFLDAVERAKNQQMIRGIVEF
- a CDS encoding fructose-bisphosphate aldolase is translated as MNGKERRLRKILNRKTGRSLVLAVDHGMALGAMTGIVDIADTIRKLDATDKVDCWLMTKGIYSYAFNPAGDPGVILRASGGATIAGPELTREGQTADTEEALRLGVDAMATTAFVGSVYEHETLIGMAKMATECRKWDMPLLGVIGLGKTNEGKKKDAKFIALGARVGAEHGADIIKTYYTETDFDKVVAGCPVPVMIAGGPKCETDLDTLNMIYGALQGGAKGIVMGRNVWQSPHPTALLSAVYGLIHEGMNVKEAADLLAHETH